One stretch of Syntrophorhabdaceae bacterium DNA includes these proteins:
- a CDS encoding PGPGW domain-containing protein yields MNWPAGTIKKVVVGVIGGTVVLVGIAMIVLPGPAFVLIPLGLAILATEFAWAKKLLKKVKLEIKKRINRGGIWNGTKKR; encoded by the coding sequence TTGAACTGGCCGGCCGGAACAATAAAAAAAGTAGTGGTCGGCGTGATAGGCGGCACCGTGGTCCTCGTGGGGATCGCCATGATCGTGCTTCCGGGACCGGCTTTTGTCCTTATCCCCCTGGGTCTGGCAATTCTTGCCACAGAATTCGCGTGGGCGAAAAAACTCCTGAAAAAAGTAAAGCTCGAGATCAAGAAAAGGATCAATAGAGGCGGCATATGGAATGGCACCAAAAAGAGATAG
- a CDS encoding cation-translocating P-type ATPase, with amino-acid sequence MEWHQKEIEKVFGELGTSRLGLGAEEAAKRLSEYGPNEMEEKGKKSPFAMLLGQFKDFMILVLIAAAIISGFIGEVSDTITIIIIVALNGAVGFIQEYRAEKAMEALKKMAGFTATVIRNGTQGQAPSSALVPGDVVVLEAGKVVPADMRLFEIYELKVEEAALTGESMPVEKEGEPIEEQSLSPGDRINMAFKGTVVSYGRGSGVVIATGMKTELGKIAAMLQEGSEVKTPLQKRLASFSQKLAFAVLAICAIVLFVGIMRGEKPLLMLLTAVSLAVAAIPEALPAVITVSLALGAKKLAAQNALIRKLPAVETLGSVTYICSDKTGTLTMNKMTVEQVYLNETIFEAGRLSGREIPEELREIFMKGLALSNDVEEDMDGRLMGDPTETALVAVAKLHGVNKKDLLTTHPRVAEISFDSVRKCMTTFHKWNGGYIAFTKGAIDAFLDKSVNILTAKGPVEADPEDLRCANERMAGQGLRVLAVAMRRWDAIPEVLSPDTVETGLTLIGIAGMMDPPREEAKQAVAMCREAGIVPVMITGDHPLTARIIATKLGIISEGSMAVTTGRDLDRLDPAALRDRVEQLRVYARVAPEQKLKIVKALQERGQYVAMTGDGVNDAPALKRADIGIAMGITGTDVSKEAAHMILLDDNFATIVKAVAEGRKIYDNIRKFIKYLLTTNSGEIWTLFLAPLVGLPIPLLPIHILWINLVTDGLPALALSLEPAEGDVMARPPRSPKETIFAGGVGIHAIWVGLLMAGIALLVQTWSISTDHAHWQTMVFTVLCLTQLGHVLAIRSERTSLFSTGLFSNAWLTGAVAITFLLQMATVYIPALNPVFKTVPLTGAELSITLVLSSVVFFAVELEKLVKRRKGL; translated from the coding sequence ATGGAATGGCACCAAAAAGAGATAGAGAAGGTCTTCGGCGAGCTCGGCACCTCGCGGCTCGGCCTCGGAGCCGAGGAAGCCGCGAAAAGGCTCTCCGAATACGGTCCCAACGAGATGGAGGAAAAGGGAAAGAAATCGCCCTTTGCCATGCTCCTCGGCCAGTTCAAGGACTTCATGATCCTCGTTCTTATTGCCGCGGCCATCATATCGGGCTTTATCGGCGAGGTATCCGATACAATCACCATCATTATCATCGTGGCATTAAACGGCGCGGTCGGCTTTATTCAGGAGTACCGGGCGGAGAAGGCCATGGAGGCGCTCAAGAAGATGGCGGGCTTTACTGCCACGGTTATCCGTAACGGGACGCAGGGCCAAGCGCCCTCGTCGGCCCTGGTGCCCGGTGACGTGGTGGTCCTCGAGGCGGGAAAGGTGGTCCCCGCCGATATGAGGCTCTTCGAGATTTATGAGCTCAAGGTCGAGGAAGCCGCCCTCACCGGGGAATCAATGCCGGTGGAGAAGGAGGGGGAACCCATTGAGGAACAGTCTCTCTCTCCCGGCGATCGGATCAATATGGCATTCAAGGGCACCGTCGTTTCCTATGGCCGGGGCTCCGGGGTGGTGATTGCCACCGGAATGAAGACGGAGCTCGGCAAGATAGCGGCCATGCTCCAGGAAGGCAGCGAGGTAAAGACCCCTCTTCAGAAAAGGCTCGCCTCCTTCAGCCAGAAACTCGCTTTCGCCGTCCTCGCGATTTGCGCCATAGTCCTCTTTGTGGGCATCATGAGAGGAGAAAAACCCCTGCTCATGCTCCTCACTGCCGTCTCTTTGGCCGTGGCCGCCATACCGGAGGCCCTCCCTGCGGTCATCACCGTCTCCCTTGCCCTGGGCGCAAAAAAACTGGCGGCACAAAATGCCCTCATACGGAAGCTTCCCGCGGTGGAGACCCTGGGATCGGTGACGTACATCTGCTCCGACAAGACCGGGACACTCACCATGAACAAGATGACCGTGGAGCAGGTATACCTCAATGAGACCATTTTCGAGGCCGGCCGGCTTTCGGGGCGGGAAATCCCCGAAGAATTGAGGGAGATCTTCATGAAAGGCCTGGCGTTGAGTAATGACGTAGAGGAGGACATGGACGGCAGGCTCATGGGCGATCCCACTGAAACGGCCCTTGTCGCCGTTGCGAAACTCCATGGGGTCAACAAGAAGGACCTCCTGACAACGCACCCGAGAGTCGCTGAAATCTCCTTCGATTCAGTAAGGAAGTGCATGACCACTTTTCATAAATGGAACGGGGGGTACATAGCCTTCACCAAGGGGGCCATCGACGCCTTCCTCGATAAATCGGTCAATATCCTCACCGCGAAGGGACCAGTTGAGGCGGACCCCGAAGATTTGCGGTGTGCCAATGAACGAATGGCCGGACAGGGCCTTCGGGTCCTTGCCGTTGCGATGAGGAGGTGGGATGCCATTCCGGAGGTCCTGTCTCCCGATACGGTGGAGACGGGGCTTACCCTTATCGGAATCGCGGGCATGATGGACCCTCCGCGGGAAGAGGCGAAGCAGGCCGTGGCCATGTGCCGGGAGGCGGGCATAGTACCGGTAATGATCACTGGCGACCACCCGCTCACGGCGAGAATCATTGCGACCAAACTGGGTATCATCAGCGAAGGCTCAATGGCGGTGACCACGGGACGCGATCTGGACCGGCTCGACCCTGCAGCGCTTCGCGACAGAGTCGAGCAATTGCGGGTGTATGCACGGGTGGCTCCGGAGCAAAAGCTGAAAATCGTCAAAGCCCTTCAGGAGAGGGGCCAATACGTGGCCATGACGGGCGACGGGGTAAACGACGCCCCTGCCCTCAAGCGAGCCGATATCGGCATTGCCATGGGGATCACAGGGACGGACGTCTCGAAAGAAGCGGCCCACATGATTCTTTTGGATGATAATTTTGCGACCATCGTCAAGGCAGTCGCGGAAGGCAGAAAAATCTACGACAATATACGAAAATTTATCAAATATCTTCTTACCACCAATTCGGGTGAAATATGGACCCTCTTTCTCGCGCCCCTCGTGGGCCTCCCCATTCCCCTCCTGCCGATCCATATCCTCTGGATCAACCTCGTGACCGACGGCCTGCCCGCCCTGGCCCTCTCCCTGGAGCCCGCCGAGGGCGACGTAATGGCAAGGCCCCCGAGGAGCCCGAAGGAGACCATCTTTGCCGGCGGCGTCGGAATCCATGCAATATGGGTAGGTCTTCTCATGGCGGGAATCGCCCTTCTGGTCCAGACCTGGTCGATCAGTACCGATCATGCTCATTGGCAGACCATGGTTTTCACCGTATTGTGCCTGACCCAGCTCGGCCATGTCCTCGCCATACGATCGGAAAGAACCTCCCTTTTCTCCACCGGCCTTTTCTCCAATGCCTGGCTCACCGGCGCCGTAGCGATCACATTCCTTTTGCAGATGGCCACGGTCTATATTCCCGCCCTCAATCCCGTGTTCAAAACGGTCCCGCTCACGGGCGCCGAGCTGTCTATCACCCTGGTTCTCTCCTCGGTTGTCTTTTTTGCCGTCGAGCTTGAAAAATTGGTAAAACGGCGCAAGGGGCTATAA
- a CDS encoding multicopper oxidase yields the protein MKKNRAALFLWLLLPAFLMLASPGGAGASNLVTQTWLPGDTLFPTIGFTTGLPIFGPGYNAALPRVNALAHPFLTVTMKEVEQQVLPLPAPKTRVWAYEMSDSRTGRVLGPAHWPAVTVEARKGAAATMKFVNNLPSFNPLQPTGPGLVQGLVTVDKTIHWADPFNAPYDNYCIDDPTEPGCGLPFIGSPPAAVHLHGAETFSGFDGGPQQWFSPNGARGSDFYTLGYPGPGEAIYRYINQQEPGTLWFHDHALGATRTNVYSGMAAFYFLRAPGQEPRNLPAGAYEIEAAIQDRQFDTNAQLFWPDGSGAACGTGNADDPCLNGAPPNPTIHPFWIPEFIGDVVMVNGAPWPVLNVEPRRYLFRVLNGSNARFWRMTFGNTGAGEPAPPVWAIGSDDGYLDAPAELSNAFIAPGERIYVIVDFTGLAGQTVTVMNDAPVPYPNGLVPGVDTNQLNMNKVFRFNVSLPLQGVDRSCNPAANGCKRPVRTVRLTDGAGSVAPGVTISKRRQIVLKEWEAAGGPHEVFVNNTSYDGLMSANIEPLFPADGISELPQVGSTELWEIINLTMDAHPMHTHLVQFQILDRQAYSDDPVTGYSAAWEAAFGTAGMAPLPAGCVAGQFCPGYGPPLAYNVPNGDGALGGNPALTPYLIPGSTRAPDPWESGWKDTAKALPGEVLRLLVRFAPTSSPVRTARPGRNLFSFDPTQGPGYVWHCHIIDHEDNEMMRPYKVVR from the coding sequence ATGAAGAAGAATCGCGCGGCATTGTTTTTGTGGCTTTTGTTACCGGCCTTTCTCATGCTGGCTTCACCCGGGGGCGCGGGTGCGAGTAATCTCGTGACCCAGACGTGGCTGCCGGGGGATACGCTTTTCCCGACTATCGGGTTCACCACGGGCCTTCCCATATTCGGTCCCGGCTATAATGCAGCCCTGCCCAGGGTAAACGCCCTGGCCCACCCCTTTCTCACGGTGACCATGAAGGAGGTGGAGCAGCAGGTATTGCCTCTGCCTGCCCCGAAAACGCGAGTATGGGCGTACGAGATGTCCGATTCCAGGACGGGCCGCGTCCTGGGACCGGCGCATTGGCCCGCAGTAACGGTGGAAGCCCGAAAAGGGGCTGCCGCCACAATGAAATTCGTAAACAACCTTCCGAGCTTCAATCCTCTCCAGCCGACCGGCCCAGGACTCGTTCAGGGCCTGGTGACCGTGGATAAGACAATACACTGGGCAGACCCCTTTAACGCCCCTTATGACAATTACTGTATAGACGATCCCACCGAGCCGGGCTGCGGATTGCCCTTTATCGGCTCACCACCTGCCGCCGTGCACCTTCACGGGGCAGAGACCTTCTCCGGCTTCGACGGGGGCCCGCAACAATGGTTCTCCCCGAACGGCGCACGGGGTTCCGACTTTTATACCCTCGGCTATCCCGGACCCGGGGAGGCGATATACAGGTACATAAACCAGCAGGAGCCCGGGACCCTCTGGTTCCACGATCACGCCCTCGGCGCGACCCGCACCAACGTCTATAGCGGCATGGCCGCCTTTTATTTCCTCAGGGCCCCGGGGCAGGAACCCAGGAATCTGCCTGCCGGCGCGTATGAGATCGAAGCAGCCATCCAGGACCGGCAGTTCGACACGAATGCCCAGCTTTTCTGGCCTGACGGCAGCGGGGCGGCATGCGGCACAGGAAACGCGGACGACCCATGCCTCAACGGCGCGCCGCCGAACCCCACAATCCACCCTTTCTGGATACCTGAATTCATCGGCGACGTCGTCATGGTAAACGGCGCGCCATGGCCCGTCCTCAACGTGGAGCCACGACGCTATCTCTTCCGCGTGCTGAACGGCTCCAACGCGCGCTTTTGGCGGATGACCTTCGGCAACACGGGCGCCGGCGAGCCTGCTCCTCCGGTCTGGGCGATCGGCTCCGATGACGGCTACCTCGACGCCCCCGCGGAACTGAGCAATGCCTTTATCGCGCCGGGAGAGCGTATTTACGTGATCGTCGATTTCACCGGCCTTGCCGGGCAAACCGTAACGGTTATGAACGATGCGCCGGTCCCTTACCCCAACGGGTTAGTGCCGGGAGTGGACACCAACCAGCTCAATATGAACAAGGTCTTTCGGTTCAATGTCTCCCTTCCCCTTCAGGGAGTCGACAGAAGCTGCAATCCTGCCGCAAACGGGTGCAAGCGTCCCGTCAGGACGGTGCGCCTCACGGATGGCGCGGGAAGCGTGGCCCCGGGTGTGACGATCAGCAAGAGAAGACAGATCGTGCTGAAAGAATGGGAAGCCGCAGGGGGTCCCCATGAAGTATTCGTCAACAATACGAGTTACGACGGCCTTATGTCCGCCAATATCGAGCCCCTCTTTCCCGCGGACGGTATAAGCGAGCTCCCCCAGGTCGGCTCGACGGAGCTTTGGGAGATCATAAACCTCACCATGGATGCCCATCCCATGCATACCCACCTGGTGCAGTTCCAGATCCTTGACAGGCAGGCCTACAGCGACGACCCCGTGACCGGTTATTCCGCCGCATGGGAAGCCGCGTTCGGGACCGCGGGCATGGCGCCCCTGCCTGCAGGCTGCGTGGCCGGCCAGTTCTGCCCCGGCTACGGCCCTCCCCTGGCATATAATGTGCCGAACGGGGACGGCGCGCTCGGTGGAAACCCTGCCCTTACCCCTTACCTGATCCCCGGCAGCACGCGGGCACCCGACCCATGGGAGAGCGGATGGAAAGATACGGCCAAGGCCCTGCCCGGCGAGGTGCTACGCCTCCTCGTCAGGTTCGCCCCCACGAGCTCGCCCGTGAGGACGGCCAGGCCGGGCCGCAACCTTTTCAGCTTCGATCCTACCCAGGGACCGGGCTACGTCT